A single region of the Ciconia boyciana chromosome 13, ASM3463844v1, whole genome shotgun sequence genome encodes:
- the SNX8 gene encoding sorting nexin-8 isoform X2 — protein MSYCTKERACSDLAKPPVNEPREPEQFLMQAPQGNPLLLSHTLQELLSKDSVQVELIPEKKGLFLKHVEYEVSSKRFKCSVYRRYNDFVVFHEMLLQKFPYRMVPALPPKRMLGADREFIESRRRALKRFINLVARHPPFSEDVLLKLFLSFSGSDVQNKLRELVQGAGDEFMTCRLATQAKDFLPADIQAQFAASRELIRNIYNSFYKLRDRAERIASRAIDNASDLLIFGKELSALGSDTTPLPSWAALNNSTWGTLKQALKGLSVEFALLADKAVQQGKQEENDVVEKLNLFLDLLQSYKDLCERHEKGVLHKHQRALHKYSMMKKQMMSATVQNKEPESVEQLESRIVEQENAILTMELRNYFSLYCLHQETQLIHIYLPLTSHILGAFVNSQIQGHKEMSKVWNELKPKLSCLFVGSSNMPTPPLSPPEGNFFSN, from the exons atgtcctacTGTACCAAAGAGAGAGCTTGTTCAG atTTGGCAAAGCCTCCAGTAAATGAACCAAGGGAACCGGAACAGTTTCTAATGCAGGCGCCCCAGGGAAATCCACTGCTCCTTTCCCACACCCTACAAGAGCTATTGAGCAAGGATAGTGTGCAGGTGGAGCTTATACCTGAGAAGAAGGGCCTTTTTCTGAAACATGTGGAATACGAGGTTTCCAGCAAG AGATTCAAATGCTCCGTCTACAGGCGATATAATGATTTTGTGGTGTTCCATGAGATGCTGCTTCAGAAGTTCCCATATCGTATGGTGCCAGCGCTTCCACCAAAGAGGATGCTCGGAG CTGATCGAGAATTCATAGAATCTAGGAGGAGAGCACTGAAGCGTTTTATAAACCTGGTGGCTCGACATCCCCCTTTCTCAGAAGATGTGCTCTTGAAActctttctgtccttcagtGGCTCA GATGTACAGAATAAGCTAAGAGAGTTGGTCCAGGGAGCAGGAGATGAATTTATGACCTGTAGATTAGCTACCCAGGCCAAG GACTTCCTTCCAGCTGACATACAGGCCCAGTTTGCTGCCAGCAGGGAGctcatcagaaatatttataatagCTTTTATAAGCTTCGGGACCGTGCGGAGAGGATAGCTTCTCGAGCCATTGATAATGCCTCGGATCTTCTCATATTTGGAAAGGAGCTAAG TGCTTTGGGCTCAGACACTACACCGCTTCCTTCCTGGGCTGCTTTGAATAATAGCACATGGGGGACTCTGAAACAAGCCTTGAAGGGTCTGTCTGTTGAATTTGCACTGCTGGCAGATAAGGCTGTGCAGCAG GGTAAACAGGAAGAGAATGATGTGGTGGAGAAGCTGAACCTTTTCCTGGATTTACTCCAGTCCTATAAA GACCTGTGTGAAAGACATGAGAAGGGGGTATTGCACAAGCACCAGCGAGCATTGCATAAGTACAGCATGATGAAGAAGCAGATGATGAGTGCCACTGTGCAGAACAAAGAACCAGAGTCGGTGGAGCAATTGGAGTCTCGGATTGTGGAG CAAGAAAATGCTATCCTAACCATGGAGCTGCGGAATTACTTCTCTCTGTATTGCCTGCATCAGGAGACACAGCTGATCCACATCTATCTGCCTCTCACATCTCACATTTTGGGGGCCTTTGTCAACTCCCAGATCCAGGGTCACAAAGAG ATGAGTAAAGTTTGGAATGAATTGAAGCCGAAGTTGAGCTGCCTCTTCGTGGGATCTAGCAATATGCCAACTCCACCATTGTCACCTCCAGAGGGAAACTTCTTCTCCAATTAA
- the SNX8 gene encoding sorting nexin-8 isoform X3, which translates to MQAPQGNPLLLSHTLQELLSKDSVQVELIPEKKGLFLKHVEYEVSSKRFKCSVYRRYNDFVVFHEMLLQKFPYRMVPALPPKRMLGADREFIESRRRALKRFINLVARHPPFSEDVLLKLFLSFSGSDVQNKLRELVQGAGDEFMTCRLATQAKDFLPADIQAQFAASRELIRNIYNSFYKLRDRAERIASRAIDNASDLLIFGKELSALGSDTTPLPSWAALNNSTWGTLKQALKGLSVEFALLADKAVQQGKQEENDVVEKLNLFLDLLQSYKDLCERHEKGVLHKHQRALHKYSMMKKQMMSATVQNKEPESVEQLESRIVEQENAILTMELRNYFSLYCLHQETQLIHIYLPLTSHILGAFVNSQIQGHKEMSKVWNELKPKLSCLFVGSSNMPTPPLSPPEGNFFSN; encoded by the exons ATGCAGGCGCCCCAGGGAAATCCACTGCTCCTTTCCCACACCCTACAAGAGCTATTGAGCAAGGATAGTGTGCAGGTGGAGCTTATACCTGAGAAGAAGGGCCTTTTTCTGAAACATGTGGAATACGAGGTTTCCAGCAAG AGATTCAAATGCTCCGTCTACAGGCGATATAATGATTTTGTGGTGTTCCATGAGATGCTGCTTCAGAAGTTCCCATATCGTATGGTGCCAGCGCTTCCACCAAAGAGGATGCTCGGAG CTGATCGAGAATTCATAGAATCTAGGAGGAGAGCACTGAAGCGTTTTATAAACCTGGTGGCTCGACATCCCCCTTTCTCAGAAGATGTGCTCTTGAAActctttctgtccttcagtGGCTCA GATGTACAGAATAAGCTAAGAGAGTTGGTCCAGGGAGCAGGAGATGAATTTATGACCTGTAGATTAGCTACCCAGGCCAAG GACTTCCTTCCAGCTGACATACAGGCCCAGTTTGCTGCCAGCAGGGAGctcatcagaaatatttataatagCTTTTATAAGCTTCGGGACCGTGCGGAGAGGATAGCTTCTCGAGCCATTGATAATGCCTCGGATCTTCTCATATTTGGAAAGGAGCTAAG TGCTTTGGGCTCAGACACTACACCGCTTCCTTCCTGGGCTGCTTTGAATAATAGCACATGGGGGACTCTGAAACAAGCCTTGAAGGGTCTGTCTGTTGAATTTGCACTGCTGGCAGATAAGGCTGTGCAGCAG GGTAAACAGGAAGAGAATGATGTGGTGGAGAAGCTGAACCTTTTCCTGGATTTACTCCAGTCCTATAAA GACCTGTGTGAAAGACATGAGAAGGGGGTATTGCACAAGCACCAGCGAGCATTGCATAAGTACAGCATGATGAAGAAGCAGATGATGAGTGCCACTGTGCAGAACAAAGAACCAGAGTCGGTGGAGCAATTGGAGTCTCGGATTGTGGAG CAAGAAAATGCTATCCTAACCATGGAGCTGCGGAATTACTTCTCTCTGTATTGCCTGCATCAGGAGACACAGCTGATCCACATCTATCTGCCTCTCACATCTCACATTTTGGGGGCCTTTGTCAACTCCCAGATCCAGGGTCACAAAGAG ATGAGTAAAGTTTGGAATGAATTGAAGCCGAAGTTGAGCTGCCTCTTCGTGGGATCTAGCAATATGCCAACTCCACCATTGTCACCTCCAGAGGGAAACTTCTTCTCCAATTAA
- the SNX8 gene encoding sorting nexin-8 isoform X1, protein MTAAAMDGEPPAGTAGAGTDLAKPPVNEPREPEQFLMQAPQGNPLLLSHTLQELLSKDSVQVELIPEKKGLFLKHVEYEVSSKRFKCSVYRRYNDFVVFHEMLLQKFPYRMVPALPPKRMLGADREFIESRRRALKRFINLVARHPPFSEDVLLKLFLSFSGSDVQNKLRELVQGAGDEFMTCRLATQAKDFLPADIQAQFAASRELIRNIYNSFYKLRDRAERIASRAIDNASDLLIFGKELSALGSDTTPLPSWAALNNSTWGTLKQALKGLSVEFALLADKAVQQGKQEENDVVEKLNLFLDLLQSYKDLCERHEKGVLHKHQRALHKYSMMKKQMMSATVQNKEPESVEQLESRIVEQENAILTMELRNYFSLYCLHQETQLIHIYLPLTSHILGAFVNSQIQGHKEMSKVWNELKPKLSCLFVGSSNMPTPPLSPPEGNFFSN, encoded by the exons ATGACTGCTGCCGCGATGGACGGCGAGCCGCCCGCAGGCACCGCGGGCGCCGGCACAG atTTGGCAAAGCCTCCAGTAAATGAACCAAGGGAACCGGAACAGTTTCTAATGCAGGCGCCCCAGGGAAATCCACTGCTCCTTTCCCACACCCTACAAGAGCTATTGAGCAAGGATAGTGTGCAGGTGGAGCTTATACCTGAGAAGAAGGGCCTTTTTCTGAAACATGTGGAATACGAGGTTTCCAGCAAG AGATTCAAATGCTCCGTCTACAGGCGATATAATGATTTTGTGGTGTTCCATGAGATGCTGCTTCAGAAGTTCCCATATCGTATGGTGCCAGCGCTTCCACCAAAGAGGATGCTCGGAG CTGATCGAGAATTCATAGAATCTAGGAGGAGAGCACTGAAGCGTTTTATAAACCTGGTGGCTCGACATCCCCCTTTCTCAGAAGATGTGCTCTTGAAActctttctgtccttcagtGGCTCA GATGTACAGAATAAGCTAAGAGAGTTGGTCCAGGGAGCAGGAGATGAATTTATGACCTGTAGATTAGCTACCCAGGCCAAG GACTTCCTTCCAGCTGACATACAGGCCCAGTTTGCTGCCAGCAGGGAGctcatcagaaatatttataatagCTTTTATAAGCTTCGGGACCGTGCGGAGAGGATAGCTTCTCGAGCCATTGATAATGCCTCGGATCTTCTCATATTTGGAAAGGAGCTAAG TGCTTTGGGCTCAGACACTACACCGCTTCCTTCCTGGGCTGCTTTGAATAATAGCACATGGGGGACTCTGAAACAAGCCTTGAAGGGTCTGTCTGTTGAATTTGCACTGCTGGCAGATAAGGCTGTGCAGCAG GGTAAACAGGAAGAGAATGATGTGGTGGAGAAGCTGAACCTTTTCCTGGATTTACTCCAGTCCTATAAA GACCTGTGTGAAAGACATGAGAAGGGGGTATTGCACAAGCACCAGCGAGCATTGCATAAGTACAGCATGATGAAGAAGCAGATGATGAGTGCCACTGTGCAGAACAAAGAACCAGAGTCGGTGGAGCAATTGGAGTCTCGGATTGTGGAG CAAGAAAATGCTATCCTAACCATGGAGCTGCGGAATTACTTCTCTCTGTATTGCCTGCATCAGGAGACACAGCTGATCCACATCTATCTGCCTCTCACATCTCACATTTTGGGGGCCTTTGTCAACTCCCAGATCCAGGGTCACAAAGAG ATGAGTAAAGTTTGGAATGAATTGAAGCCGAAGTTGAGCTGCCTCTTCGTGGGATCTAGCAATATGCCAACTCCACCATTGTCACCTCCAGAGGGAAACTTCTTCTCCAATTAA